AGGAAACTATTGGTTTCAAGGGTCATCCTGCTGCTTTCCTGATCCATGAGTCTGAATCCCCCTGATTTGTTCTTCCCTGGAATGGACCTAACTCATCCTGTTTTCAGAAGATGACTGTAGAGATTTGAAAAACAAACCATAGAATCTCTCTCTGATGTAGATCCTCAAGATCAAATAAAAAGTAGTGCAAACTAAAAGTTCCATTTCAGTCACCCCCTCCATGGCGTCACTCTACCCCTTTTGCACCCCTTTCTGACACACAGCAAGGCTCTCCCCATACCCACCATTCCCCCAACGTGAACTGGCCAATGCTGAGTAAGGCGGGAACTCTATCTAAAGGTTCTCATGCACTGAATGCATAAGAGATTTGTCTACTGTGTGGATTCTCAGGTCTTAGTAAGAGGTGAACTATGACTGAAGACAGTCCACATTCTCTACAGGCAAAGGTTTTCTCCCCAGTGCAAGTTCTCTGATGTCGGAGCTGAACTCCGAGCAAAGGCTTTACCACCTTCACTTCATTTATGGTTTCTCTCTTGTATGGGTTCCCAGGTGATGAATAAGGTATGAACTGTGCTTGAAGGTTttcccacattctttacatttgGAAGATTTTACTCCACTGTGAGTCTTCTGGTGCTGAATGAGGTAGGAGTTGCAACTAAATgccttcccacattcactgcactcataaggtctttctccagtgtgaattctGTGATGTTTGAAAAACAGTGAACTCCTACTGAAAGATTTCCCACACTCATTACAGCCATAAGGAGTCTCTCCTGTATGGACCCTCTGATGTTCAACAAGGTGTGAGTTCCGACTGTAAGCTTTCCCACAGTCACTGCACTCGTAGGGTCTCTCTTTGGTGTGAACTCGCTGATGTTCTGTTAGATGTGAGCTCTGGCTGAAGGCCTTTCCACATTTggtacattcatagggtttctcccTAGAGTGGATTCTCTGATGTCGGAGGAGACTTGAGCTCCGGCCGAAGGCTTTTCCACACTCGTTACACAGGTAAGGCATCTCTCCCGTGTGGGTGACCTGATGCTGGATGAGGTGTGAGCTGCGCCGGAAGGCCCTCCCACACTCAtcacattcatagggtttctcctCAGTATGAATTCTTTGATGCTGAGACAGATTTGAACTATGGCCAAAGGCTTTTCCACATACATGACACTTGTAAGGCTTCTCTTGCGTGTGGATTTTCTTATGCTGAATAAGGTATGCATTCCGCCTGAATAATTTCCCACAAACATTGCACATTTGAGATTTCTCTTCAATAAGAACATATGACTGCTGGATGAAGTCTGACATGTTACTGAAGTTTTGCCCATATTCATACGGTCCCTCATGTTTGTTTTGTTCACATTCATCTCCTTCATGTGGTCGTGTCCCTACTTCAAGAGTTTTCTGCTTTATAATTAATTGATCCTCAGTCCAGGTCTCACCATCtgacagaaaatacaaaaaaggtATATGTAACAGTAAAAACTCCTGGTGGGAAACAGGATGATTAAAGTATTCCAGGTTATTTGGttcaaaaaagtatgaaaaatggCCTTGACGTACAgggggggaaaatggatacaagCTGAGCAGATCTGGAGAAAGTAGTGAGTAAACTAAAGTGAGGATTTATAAATGAAGTACCTAATCAGACAAGTACACTGGAATTAGCAGAATAGGAAAACAGAGTTTGAGGAAAGTGAGATCTTCTCAGAACACAGGAAGGGTGATGCTGGGGATTCTGAATGGAGAGAGGCAGGGACTGAGCAGATAAATCAAAGAGAACTTCACGCAAAGGTTCTGTCCACATGGTACCCTGGCCACGTGGGTTGTCACTGTGGTAACAGGAAATACTCCCCATAACCAGACGCAGCACCTTCCTCATTCCTGCTGTCTCTCTCCACAGACAGACGCTCACATGCTCACTCACATGACATACTCAGACCTTAGAGGAACCGTTTTAGAAATGGTGCCAACTGAGAGGATTTGATAAAGAgagggggagaagaggaggaaatgctTAAAGTATGAAGCATGGGGTAGCAAGAAATACTTCCGTTATCTATTTCAGCTCTATTCCATATCTTTCATGTCTATTTCTAAGAGAACAACAAAAACCAACTCTGCACCCTAGTTGTATCTAAGGGAGACAATGGAAAAAATCCGTTTACTATTAATACATTTCTCCTCCTAAGTTTTACTTATTAAATATGACTTACTGAAGTGCAGTATGTTACAGAAAGAAGGCCTCAGCTTAGAGTCATATTTCTGGAAGAAGGGGACGCTGAGGAATATCCAATGTAGTATCATTTCCATTAGCAATCAAAGTAAAACACATGCAGCCCAGATTTTAGCAGGGAATGGTCATTGTCTTTAAGGAATTTAGTAATTATCTGATATCAGAGAACCATATTTATATTTGTTCTCCACAAATTATCTGATATCAGAGAACCATTTTACATTTGTTCTCCACCTCCAGATATGTCTTCTATACATTCCATTGGGatattggttttaattttttgtgcgTGTGATGGGGACCTTTAAGATCTACTCTATAAGCAACTCTCAAATATACAACATGGTATTgctaactgtagtcaccatgttaTACCTCAGCTTCCTGGGACTGACTTACCTTAGAGCTGTAAGTTTATACTTTTGAAGCCCTTCATCCAGTTCTCCCACTCCCCACACCCCACTTTTGGCAACACCAACGTGTTCTCTGTATGCATGAGCTTggatttttcagattccacacacATGTGAGGTAATACAAtgtttgtccttctctgacttatttcacttagcataatgccctccaggtccatccatgctgttacAAGGGCATTATTTCCATCTTTcttatggctggataatatttGTCTGctggtggacacttaggttgttccatgtcttggctactgtaaataatgctgcaatgaacttggatttcatttcctctgaataaatacccagaagtagaatcactggatcatatggtagttctatatttaactttatgagaaacctccataccattttccataatggctacaccaatttacattcccaccaacagtacaggagggttcctttttcaccacatcttcatcaacacttgttatttcttgtctttttgataacagttaTTCTAACAGGTGGGAGTGGATTACTGGTTTACTGTTTCTACGTCCCCTTGCACAAGTGTTTACTTACCTGTTAGACTGCAAGCTCTGAGGGAGCAGAGAGAGACTTAGGTTTCTTCTCCATCTTCCTGGTCTGGCCTCTGCCTGTTTTTCCAGCCTCATTCTGATCTTCTCCCCACACGAAGCCTCTTTACTACCTGTTGAACCACTCTCGTCACATGTGATGGCCGTGACATTCTAGATAAGGTGCCTTTTACTTGGCCCACTGCCCAACATGGTT
This genomic interval from Bos mutus isolate GX-2022 chromosome 25, NWIPB_WYAK_1.1, whole genome shotgun sequence contains the following:
- the LOC138985640 gene encoding zinc finger protein 286A-like is translated as MSDFIQQSYVLIEEKSQMCNVCGKLFRRNAYLIQHKKIHTQEKPYKCHVCGKAFGHSSNLSQHQRIHTEEKPYECDECGRAFRRSSHLIQHQVTHTGEMPYLCNECGKAFGRSSSLLRHQRIHSREKPYECTKCGKAFSQSSHLTEHQRVHTKERPYECSDCGKAYSRNSHLVEHQRVHTGETPYGCNECGKSFSRSSLFFKHHRIHTGERPYECSECGKAFSCNSYLIQHQKTHSGVKSSKCKECGKTFKHSSYLIHHLGTHTREKP